The genomic window CACAAGGTGGGGGGATGTTGATGAAACCCAAACCCAAATCAACCAAAGATTAATTTGGTTATTTTACTCTTTAAAAGTCTTTGGCATCAAAGGCAAAAGCTGATGAGGTTGTTGCATAAAAATACCTCAAAGATAAACTACAAAGGATATCTTAATATGatgcttgttttttattgctcaaATGTTGCTGCCAGGCCGGCAGAAATCAAAGAGGGGAAAGCAGCCAGCGTCCGCTGGGCGTACGCCTTCCGTGGCCTCCCTGGGCCGCCGTCGGAGACGGTGCCACTGCGGGTGGTCCGGTGCCAGGCGGGGGGCCGTCTGGAGGAGCCGCTGGAGGTCCGGCTCACCGGTGGCCGAGGCGCGGCtggacaggaaggaggaggtgtggaCCGAGGGTCCTTTGGAGGGCGGCCGGGTTGTTCTGGGTGCTTGCGGTTTGCAACCGCCAATCCCTGCAGGGTCGAAGCTTATTGGTTGGGAGGTATAGGTAGGGGAGGAGCCGAAATCGCAAAATAACAAACCCTTCATTCGAGTCCTACCTGGACTAGGCTGGACTTGGTTCTTGTTGAATCTGGAAAACGGGTCTTGCAGCACGAGCTTGTACCAAGCTTATAACTGTAGAGCACtttctgccccctggtggtcggCAATACTTTCATGCACCTTTTACGCATGATACTGCACTGCTGAATGCGCTGTTTCACCCCCTTCCTCTTTCCCGTcccagtggtgtgtgtggacgACTTCCAGTGCGAGGTGCATTGCGATAATGAGGAGCAGCGCCGCTTGGTGGACGAGTGCGTGGCGGTCTCCGTCGCGGCCGCTTGCATAGACCCTGAGTCTGGCGTTGTAGCGCTCACCGCCAACCTGGTCTACACACCTCGGGGACCCAACAGGTACCttcagttcacacacacacacacacactcacacacacacacacacacacacacacacacacacacacacacacacacacacacacacacacacacacacacacacacacacacacactcaatctctcactctctctcattcactagTTATGTTTATTAATACAATTCAACAATTAGTTCTAATATCGCATATTGTTTATTCAACCAGTCAACTAACCAATTATTCTTGATTTACTGTGACGATggatgatctctctctctccttctctactCTGTTCATACCGTGTCAGGCAAGGCAGACGCCGTCTTGAATGTAACTGTTTAAAGGTGGCATATTataacaccaggtgtgagtgtgattagccgttacatcAACcgttctgacatcacaagtgggcgtgtccacctagatgtatgacagatagatgagcaatgtttgctacagtccactggggaTTTGCATCTGCTAGCTTTACATCTGGTTTTAAATCGCTAATCGTCGCCGGACGCACATACTCGTTAACACCCAGACACCCTGGTAGAATAGTCGCTAATAACTCCCGGAGGCTCACGCTCCTTTGAGGGTCAGAAAACCAGGGGAGATCTGACAGCAATATATTTTCGGATTttggagtgtgtgcgtgggtgtgtgtgtgtgtgtgtgtgagaccaatAATCAAGCTGCTAAACACCCTGAGACAAGGCAAAAGGAGTGCAATGTGTCGTACCATTTgacgttgtgtgtatgtgtgtgtgtgtgtgtgtgtgtgtgtgtgtgcgtatgtttttgTAGGTGCTCCGTGTTCTTGGCAGTGCGGTGTGTGTCCGGCGCACACTGGACCTTTCCCCTCACACTGGTCGCCACGGAGAAGGGGGTTGATGACGATATCGCCGTAACCGCGGCCGGCCCGGGCATCAGCTCCACCACGGGCCTCCATCTGCACAACCCCATCCGTGATCTGGTGCTGGTCCAGGTACACCcccaggacagacacacacacacacacacacacacatagtcacacacccccaggacagacacacacacacacacacacacacacacacacacacacatagtcacacacacacagatacagacacacacacacacacacacacacacacacacacacacacacacacacacacacacacacacacacacacacacacacacagtcacagacacacagatacagacccacacacacacacacacacacacacacacacacacacacacacacacacacacacacacacacacacacacacacacacacacacacacacacacagaaacacacacacacacacactgatacccaCAGGCACTACTATTCACCAAATGAAACAATATAATCTCAACAGTTTACTGACACTTTTCAAACTTGCTTATGCAGCATTTTGGTTTGAGGTTGTTTGTTGTTCAACAAATGTACTTTATACTtccattgttctcagcctcaagCAGATGTAACTTTGCATCTCAACTCAACGGGAATCGTATTCTgtaaatgtctttatttaaaaCCAGGTTGTGGCACTAACTGCCCCGGCCGCCATGTTTGCTTCCATGTTTGTGTCCATGTAGGGTGCGGACAAGCGCTGGACCTATGAGGTCCAAGGGACTCTCCCTGAGCCCGGCCAGGTCTCCCCGCCCCGCGCCCCCGTATCAGCCAATAGGAACCTTACAGCCCAGGAAGCCATCAGCCCGGCCAATAAACACACGCGGAACTACGTCACTCGGAACCTTCGGCTGCCGGCGCTGGCAAACTCCTCCCCTTTTAAAGTGACGTTTCAGAGATAAAACAAACACCAGCAAAACAACTGCCTCAAACTCATTCATTACACAACTTTTTTTAACCAAGTCATTACTGATGTTCAGGTGTTTGAGCAGATGTGGGACGAtccccacaatgcattgcagcCAGAACCCCTGAGCAGTGGAACACTTTACACAGTATCCACGCTCAGGGTTAAGGTTCACCTGCTGTGCATTAACCAACGCTTGACCCAAACTCCTCCATTCTATCTATAGGGCTTGTCAATCAAAATGCAGCATGGGATTTTCTTGTTGCCAATTTCTCCATATTTATAGTCTTGCATAAAAAACGCTTTGGCAGTTACAAACCTAACATTGTCTCCTCAGAACGACACCTACCTAGCCACAAAACGGCCAAGCATCACATACGCTCGGTACTTCACTCACTGCATTAGCAGCAGTCAGTTGACCCAGCAAgcgtgatcacacacacacacacacacacacacacacacacacacacacacacacacacacacacacacacacacacacacacacacacacacacacacacacacacacacacacacacacacacactacattgaATGAATATTGTATGTACGATCAAAGCTGTTTCAGATTAGTTCAAAACACACTGAAACACGTGTGGAACACACAGTTAAAGCAGATTGTGTGTAATTGGTTCAAGGTTAATCATACCACGATACTGAGACCTTAACTGTTGAAAGAGTGCACACGCCTTGATAAGGACGTTAAAGACATTTAGAATAGCTGTCAAATATGCCCTAAGTACAGGAATGGGTCAGAGAAAGATGCAGTTCCCCCATGGAAGTGGCCAGAGCAGCCATGGGAGTGTATTTATATAGAATGAGTAGTACCACATCTTCAGCGATAGTAGTCATTGAGTCTGTTTCCTGCATATGGGATCTcccatgtgtgttttttttttttacagataacGCCACTCTCTGAATCATTCTTTCAATCTAAAAAACATATGATGTGTAAAACATATGAACTCAGCTCTGAGCAATCCATTCTCTAACAGACTGGCAGAAATGATCAACCAGTGACTCCACATATGAAAGGTTACGGGTATTCACTAAAATGCTTTGTAGGCAAAGCTGCAGGATTACACCCTCAACTAGACACATGAAAAGCTCTGTCTGGCCTctaactgaaaataaatgtcAGGTTTATAGGTTGTCTCAGGTAAAACCAAAATCCAATGCAAATATGCCAAAAACATATTAACCTCAGCCAAATCAGAAGGTGTTGGTTTGCATGGCTGGGTAAGGATGGAAAAAAGTAAATCCCGTACAAAGCCTTTTCTGTCAGATAGGAGAAATAATGATCACAGACGAGTTATAATGAGTTAATCACGTTATGTCATATCATTCTGAAAAATTATTAACATAACGTTAACTTGTTAATTCGCAATTAGATTAATCGACCTACCCAAAATGCTGTTTATTATGTTACGTGGGCTAACATTATCGATAGCCTTTAAAACaatcatacaaaaaaaaacttcaaACTTTATAACGTTACCTACACATGACAGTGTTAGATGATAGTTTTGGTGGTagcagatggaggggggggggggggtctgacggtGTAAACCTGCCGAGGAGGCGGTGTCAGGCAGCAGCACTCCTCTCTTCAAAGCCATCGTTTGCTCTATATTAAGACACAGTTGAAACTGACCGTACCGTGATACCACTGATTTCTGAGTGCATTGTTTGAAAAACCATTTGGATAATGTAAGTACACAACTCTACAAAATCTGTAACATAGGTTGATCACTTTCAGATGTGTTTATGCAGAATTGTACATGTTATATCtcttaatattatattatttatcaaTTGTAAGTGGCTTATAGCAGTATGGCTAAGAGTTGATGTGAGTACTTTCGGGTGCTTAGGACACCAGCATATTATTGGTGCTACTCACGGCCTCTTACGCTGTGTGGGCTGTGTACACAACAACAATCATTTCTTTATATGACACAAGAATAACCAtaggtgttttttttcataattttaCTCAGGGTTTTTTGACTGGTTGTAAATACGATTTCGAAAACCTCAAAAAAGATTATTCTTAGCACACATTAGAAGATTATAGAGCCCTATGAAATCAGTTTGAGTTCCTTCAaaattccttcttttttttttcatgaaatttCTTCCCAAATTCCAGACTCATATTCAACGCAATGTTTGCTTGTTTGCTTGTATGCTTCACAATAAATAGTTGTACTTTCTTAGCTTTTCTAAGGGGATAGCAGACTCTGCGCACACAGCCACAAAGTTCTGAATAAGTCCTTGTCTTGAATCTGCGGATGTCCTTGTACTAGTATTGGTCCCTGGAGGAGGCATGCTCTGGCTAACCCAGTGCTTTTCCTTGTTCAAATGGGCTTTAGACTTCAAGTGGTCATCACAGCTATTTTTACAGGTCCTGTCAAAAGTATTTTGACAGAATTTGCATTTCTTTGTTTATCCCCGGACGGTCTTTGTATTCTGGAACCACCTCATTTACAAATCACACCTATCCCAATAAAAATCACGAAAACCCCCTTTTCATGTATGATGCCTGAAATAGGCTGTCTTCGGGCGGATGCACTTGCAAATGGGAGCCTGTTTGAATGAAGGCAAATCGGTCACTGATAGTAAATAAGTAAATACGTTAGAAATTTCAGAAGGGCTCTGCTGGTAAGTATCATCTTCAAGTTGGAGAGGCAACGTTTTTCTGTCTGTACTCGTAACCTCCTCATTGGTTGAGCTCCACAAAAGACAGTAATGTGATGTTATTAATATTGTTAGTTATTGTTATATAAattatctattattttttaCTATAGTCAGATTATTGGATCTTTATAGGGTGGTGGTATGTCTAGAGGCTAGTATCAGCTATCGTAATTCACTGAGTAGGTATTTTGTTTCTACAGAACCATGGGGTCCAGTCGTCTCATCTGCAGTTTCATTGGTAGGTATTCCACACAGCACTACTTTTATCATTAAGTTAGttttattaaattaatttaaattaacCAGCCGGATAATGGAAATGGTTGTTTGGTGTTcactttttttgtgattttggGTCTCTGTGATATCTCTACTGCAAAGGATGACGAATAATAGTTACATTTATAtgtaaattatattatattataggaTATTTTCATTCTGTTTACTGACAATTGCAGAATGAGATGAGGTGGTACTTTCTTGCTATCagtaatcatttacatattggGAGTATTGGTACTACTTAAATtgtaatattatattttaaCAATCGTTGACTTTGTGCAATTATTTGTACAATTATGTATTAGTTTTCAACAGTGTTGTTGAATACCATTTCCTAGTTTCCTAGAAAATGTTCAAGAGGTTAAGATGTTGGTGTGGTAAGACACAACTATTGAATTGAATATTACAATttaagtatgtatgtgtgtgtgttaattaggAGTCAGGAGTCCCCTCTAATCACTGTTGCAGCTTTCCCTCAACTGCATCAGCCCCCAATgtcgtttttattattatattataattaatttAGTATTTTCTCATGTACCATACAAGTATTTCGATGTGTTTTTGTATCGTAGAACGCAACTAAGTAAACTCTGCTCTGTGGTTTCACTCGCTCAAGCTGCATCCCTCATTAATGTGCCGCTGAGTTCGGGTGCTGGGAGCTGCGAGCCTCTTGGTTCCCCAGAACTGGCCTCCATCACGATTCAGGCGATGGGGAGGAACGTCACACTAGTGGCGAAGCGGCTGTGCTGGTCAGACGCCCTGTTCTACTGCAGAGACTATCACTGGGACCTGCTGAGCATCAGGGGCCCCGAGGACCAGGAGATGGTTGATGAGCTGGTGGCTAGCGCCCCCTTCCCGCTAACTCGACCACTCTGGGTGGGCCTGCGCAGGTACTGGCAAGGTCTTGGTGTCTATCAGACAACAAGTCTGTACCTATGATCATCTGTCCGTCCCATTGACGTAGAAATACcatggaaaaaaatatatttggctGTGTTATTCTACCTTCCACTAATTCTTTCAACTCTTTTAATGTCTGTAGGTCAATTCGAGGAAGCTCCTGGTTTTGGATGTCCGGTGACCCAATGGACTACACCCAGTGGGACACAGCCTCACATCATTCCAGCCCCTGTGGGGGCGTGTCCAGTGTGGAACCTTCCACATGGAGGCAAGGCTCTTGCGAAGAACATCTTAACTTCATCTGTTTTACAGGTTGGTGTCCAACCTATAGAACCATTACCAGGGCGTGAGGGCCAAGCttcctttttgggaaaagtCCTCAAAAGTACTGAGCTCCACCTAGAAGTTTGAATAAAGAGTGAAATGGGCTGGAGATCTTATGTTTCCAGAAAGGACAATGTAATGTGGGCCATTCAGGGACTGTGTCGTGGAAGATGACATATACGAGCTAATCAGGGACTGCGTCATAGTTGATGACGTCGAATACGGGCCGCAGCTGGCAAAACAATAATGGCGTCTCCCGAAACAACGAGTGGTAACGTTATCATTAGCAGAGTAAACGCTGCCATAAGTGCAGTTATTTCAGGAATGGACTCAAATAACAACCACTACAAGGGCATGCACGTATTTtcgaatatattatattatcaggATGGTATCCAGGCTACTCCTCTGCCACGTTCATTGACCTTCATGTATCTCTGTTTCCGCAGGTCCGACAGAAGTAGTGAAAAGGTACTTCTCTAGTTCCACAAGGGGGAAACCAACTTGTAAAAACTAGGTTTGTGTCACTGGGAATGCATCTACTGAATCACAAGTAGTCCTAAATCGTGAAGTTTCTGAATGCTATGGCTCAGAGCTTGTCTCTGGTAGCTAGCTAGTTCTTAATTTTGTCCTAATGGGCATAGTTCTCAAACTCACGAAAGATGTCTATCCTTGGTATTAGTGCTGTAATAGCTTAAACATGTAAAAAAGTTAGGTATATAATCCATGAACAACATTATAAGCAGGATTAGTTGTGTCATTGCATTTGTCCTTTGATGCGAATTGTGGAGATTGTGAGTTCAAGATGGTCAAAAGACTAAATAAAATACCAGTCAGCTTTTATCTCTGTCTCTTGGTATTTTTGTGTCAGCACCTCGTTCTAGGACTCATTGACTCTCTCGCTGCTTATTCATTCTCTTTGTTGTTCCTGTGACTCCGCCTCTCACCTGTACATGCTGCCTTTTTCTGTTTCCCGCCCTTTTTTCCTGCTCACCTGTTCCTCATTGTGTGGTTAGAACCATGAGAGATACTAAATAATGTGCAGTTCTGAGAACACAGATTATTGGTTATAGTGTATGAAATTTGTTAACGGTATAATATGTTGGCATAATATGTAGGTATAATACATTTAATCCAAAAATCCTGGGAGTCGTTTCTGTTTGATAAGAGAAATAATGATCACAGACGAGTACTAATGTGTTAATCATGTTATGTCATTTCATTCTGATAAATAAGTAACATAactagtggtgggccgttatcggcgttaacggctgcgttatCGCCaaactt from Gadus macrocephalus chromosome 4, ASM3116895v1 includes these protein-coding regions:
- the LOC132456475 gene encoding cilia and flagella-associated protein 47-like, translated to MMLVFYCSNVAARPAEIKEGKAASVRWAYAFRGLPGPPSETVPLRVVRCQAGGRLEEPLEVRLTGGRGAAGQEGGVVCVDDFQCEVHCDNEEQRRLVDECVAVSVAAACIDPESGVVALTANLVYTPRGPNRCSVFLAVRCVSGAHWTFPLTLVATEKGVDDDIAVTAAGPGISSTTGLHLHNPIRDLVLVQGADKRWTYEVQGTLPEPGQVSPPRAPVSANRNLTAQEAISPANKHTRNYVTRNLRLPALANSSPFKVTFQR
- the LOC132455542 gene encoding lithostathine-1-beta-like, whose protein sequence is MGSSRLICSFIAASLINVPLSSGAGSCEPLGSPELASITIQAMGRNVTLVAKRLCWSDALFYCRDYHWDLLSIRGPEDQEMVDELVASAPFPLTRPLWVGLRRSIRGSSWFWMSGDPMDYTQWDTASHHSSPCGGVSSVEPSTWRQGSCEEHLNFICFTGPTEVVKRYFSSSTRGKPTCKN